A single region of the Corticium candelabrum chromosome 15, ooCorCand1.1, whole genome shotgun sequence genome encodes:
- the LOC134190602 gene encoding small ribosomal subunit protein uS9-like encodes MQSQPQQPVSKQSVQVFGRKKTATAVAYCKSGKGMVRVNGVPLEHVEPSTLRVKVEEPILLLGKDRFAGVDMRVRVKGGGHISQIYAIRQAISKALVAYYQKYVDEASKKEIKDILTRYDRTLLVADPRRCEPKKFGGPGARSRYQKSYR; translated from the exons ATGCAGTCTCAACCACAACAACCTGTGTCGAAACAGTCGGTGCAAGTGTTTGGTAGAAAG AAAACCGCTACTGCGGTAGCTTACTGCAAGTCTGGCAAGGGCATGGTCCGTGTGAACGGAGTACCGCTTGAGCATGTGGAGCCGTCGACATTGAGAGTCAAG GTGGAAGAGCCGATTTTGTTGCTGGGAAAGGATCGTTTTGCTGGCGTAGACATGAGAGTGAGAGTAAAGGGAGGCGGACACATATCACAAATCTATG CCATTCGTCAGGCAATTTCTAAGGCTCTCGTTGCATACTATCAAAAGT ATGTTGATGAGGCTTCAAAGAAGGAGATCAAGGACATACTGACGAGGTATGACAGGACTCTACTGGTTGCTGATCCGAGACGATGTGAGCCGAAGAAGTTTGGCGGTCCGGGAGCAAGGTCTCGCTACCAAAAGTCCTACCGTTAG